From a region of the Deinococcus aquiradiocola genome:
- the cas4 gene encoding CRISPR-associated protein Cas4, whose product MITPTELRQHHYCPRIVFFERCTPVRRRETVLMTTGRDQHQAELERERRRTLSRYTLRAGERRYDVRLTSEPLQLTGELDLLIVDGAIAFPVEFKHTVRPPDPGHRLQLCAYALLVEDQLGLDVPHGYWHSSRTRQTHTIVFDVRLRNRTRQAISAVNAFISTGRCPGPTSQLGKCLECELKNFCGDTV is encoded by the coding sequence ATGATCACCCCGACAGAGCTTCGGCAGCATCACTACTGCCCCCGAATCGTGTTCTTCGAACGGTGCACGCCCGTCCGGCGACGAGAAACCGTGCTGATGACGACTGGCCGCGATCAACACCAGGCTGAACTTGAACGGGAGCGCCGCCGCACCCTGAGCCGTTACACGCTTCGGGCCGGTGAGCGCCGGTACGACGTTCGACTCACCAGTGAGCCGCTCCAACTCACCGGAGAACTCGACCTTCTCATCGTGGATGGGGCCATTGCCTTCCCGGTGGAATTCAAGCACACCGTCCGTCCCCCAGATCCCGGACACAGGCTCCAACTGTGCGCCTATGCCCTGCTTGTCGAAGATCAATTGGGGTTGGACGTCCCGCACGGGTACTGGCACAGCAGCCGCACGCGTCAGACGCATACCATCGTGTTCGACGTTCGTCTGCGCAACCGGACCAGGCAGGCCATCTCAGCTGTCAACGCGTTCATCTCTACAGGGCGCTGTCCGGGTCCGACTTCTCAGCTGGGCAAGTGTCTGGAGTGCGAGTTGAAGAACTTCTGTGGCGATACCGTCTGA
- the cas5 gene encoding CRISPR-associated protein Cas5 gives MRVLKVELEGTMTSFRHPYLLVGRQPSFPLPPPATLNGHIASVLGEYPDPASFRFAFAFTHLASVDDYEHTWNIERDDRKPRKGRAAPNITASLSPTLRELLFRPRLTLYIDTPELESWHAAFRSPAFPVALGRSQDLASYTSVQIIEVQRAEAGYLEHTLLPWAFRTHVTDGQGILMPRHIQPENRQQMTWARYVALMGRVLTPFPDELAGGRPSGGGSLTYGLPEDYDLWVDPFTPEARGRAGRRRALVWHTLTGPDSEGVRLGA, from the coding sequence ATGCGAGTGCTGAAAGTTGAACTGGAAGGAACGATGACGTCCTTCCGGCACCCCTACCTGCTGGTGGGGCGGCAGCCGAGCTTTCCGCTGCCGCCCCCCGCGACCCTCAACGGCCACATCGCCAGCGTCCTGGGTGAGTACCCGGACCCGGCGTCGTTCCGTTTCGCATTCGCCTTCACCCATCTCGCGAGCGTGGACGATTACGAGCACACCTGGAACATCGAACGGGACGACCGAAAGCCGAGGAAAGGCAGGGCCGCGCCCAACATCACCGCGAGCCTCAGCCCGACCCTGCGCGAACTGCTGTTCCGGCCGAGACTGACCCTCTACATCGATACGCCAGAACTGGAGTCCTGGCACGCGGCGTTCCGCTCTCCGGCCTTCCCGGTGGCACTGGGCCGCTCGCAGGACCTGGCGTCCTACACCAGCGTCCAGATCATCGAGGTGCAGCGTGCGGAAGCCGGCTACCTGGAGCACACCCTGCTGCCCTGGGCGTTCCGGACGCACGTCACCGACGGTCAGGGCATCCTGATGCCTCGCCATATCCAGCCGGAGAACCGGCAGCAGATGACCTGGGCGCGCTACGTGGCCCTGATGGGACGGGTGCTCACGCCATTCCCTGACGAGCTTGCTGGCGGCCGACCGTCCGGCGGTGGGTCCCTCACCTACGGATTGCCGGAAGATTACGACCTCTGGGTCGATCCGTTCACGCCTGAAGCGCGCGGCCGGGCCGGACGGCGGCGGGCGCTCGTCTGGCACACCCTGACCGGGCCGGACAGCGAAGGAGTCCGCCTCGGTGCCTGA
- the cas7i gene encoding type I-B CRISPR-associated protein Cas7/Cst2/DevR, producing MAFLNGFLLIDAPAAALNNAREATDATYDNEVGVKLIRVGRDSYPYVSSQAFRFWLRETLNTDPVWAEHVSPIFREAKVAYTDGNPIKYWDDDLLGYMRAQGKKASAKESRADGREQETVTTESLTRTSPFRMGTLVSLAPVSIVKDFGTMSRHDGDPVPHSHQFYRAVLKGQLSLDLGRAGTFTYTSKAGNMNLDDTRRNEAAAAGMEHLPEQKAYRLTREQRAERLAALVAGLAELQGGAKQALHYTDVSPAAVILAVTKGGNNPFQYVVGEGERGTPRVNVAALKEAVSAWKDQLLSGLYVGWVAGFHDAERDRLRSALEEVQAEHGLTFVLDHPRTVLRQLADDLRDVSRDWLN from the coding sequence ATGGCCTTTCTGAATGGATTTCTGCTGATCGATGCCCCCGCCGCCGCCCTCAACAACGCCCGCGAGGCCACCGACGCCACGTACGACAACGAGGTGGGGGTCAAACTGATCCGGGTCGGGCGGGACTCCTACCCGTACGTGTCGTCGCAGGCATTCCGCTTCTGGCTTCGTGAAACCCTGAACACCGATCCGGTCTGGGCGGAACACGTTTCACCCATCTTCCGTGAGGCCAAGGTGGCCTACACCGACGGGAACCCCATCAAGTACTGGGACGACGACCTGCTCGGGTACATGCGTGCCCAGGGCAAGAAAGCGAGCGCGAAAGAGAGCCGGGCCGACGGCCGCGAGCAGGAGACGGTCACCACCGAAAGCCTGACGCGCACCTCGCCGTTCCGGATGGGCACGCTGGTGTCTCTCGCTCCGGTCAGCATCGTCAAGGATTTCGGCACCATGAGCCGTCACGACGGTGACCCGGTCCCGCACTCCCACCAGTTCTACCGTGCGGTCCTGAAGGGCCAGCTCAGCCTCGACCTGGGCCGGGCCGGCACGTTCACGTACACCAGCAAGGCCGGCAACATGAACCTCGACGACACCCGCCGGAACGAAGCCGCCGCGGCGGGAATGGAGCACCTCCCCGAGCAGAAAGCCTACCGGCTGACCCGGGAGCAGCGCGCCGAGCGTCTCGCCGCCCTGGTGGCCGGTCTGGCCGAACTGCAGGGCGGCGCCAAGCAGGCCCTCCACTACACCGACGTGTCTCCGGCAGCGGTGATCCTGGCAGTCACGAAAGGCGGAAACAACCCGTTCCAGTACGTGGTGGGTGAAGGTGAACGCGGGACCCCCCGGGTGAACGTGGCGGCCCTCAAGGAAGCCGTCTCGGCATGGAAGGACCAGCTGCTCAGCGGACTGTACGTGGGCTGGGTGGCCGGCTTTCACGATGCCGAGCGCGACCGGTTGCGCTCGGCGCTGGAAGAAGTGCAGGCCGAGCACGGCCTGACTTTCGTGCTCGACCACCCGCGTACGGTTCTGCGTCAGCTGGCGGACGACCTGCGCGACGTCAGCCGCGACTGGCTGAACTGA
- the cas2 gene encoding CRISPR-associated endonuclease Cas2 yields MVRLLQDPRKAGQPLLVLYDVQDDRRRTRVMAACKDYGLARMQYSAYQGKLTRTARLELETRLVKALGNSPGTIMVLQLEQAQLDTATTIEQLGDDDR; encoded by the coding sequence ATGGTGCGACTGCTGCAGGACCCCCGGAAAGCGGGCCAGCCACTCCTGGTCCTCTACGACGTTCAGGACGACAGACGAAGAACCAGGGTGATGGCAGCCTGCAAGGATTACGGCCTGGCGAGAATGCAGTACAGCGCGTACCAGGGCAAACTGACCCGCACAGCGCGACTGGAACTGGAAACCCGCCTCGTGAAAGCCCTGGGGAACAGCCCGGGCACCATCATGGTTCTCCAGCTCGAACAGGCGCAACTCGATACGGCCACCACCATCGAGCAACTGGGAGACGACGACCGATGA
- a CDS encoding AbrB/MazE/SpoVT family DNA-binding domain-containing protein, whose amino-acid sequence MRTPTRATATLSSKGQLTLPKEVRERLGVQKGDEVEFTLDDHGIHLRPRRQGDNPFLRWVQDGPVQHQADQPLIHARHAGLNEQERALLQSGPGANVIRLNDLDEDGHA is encoded by the coding sequence ATGCGTACACCCACCCGCGCCACCGCCACCCTCTCCAGCAAAGGCCAGCTCACGCTCCCCAAAGAGGTCCGCGAGCGTCTCGGCGTGCAGAAAGGTGACGAGGTCGAATTCACTCTCGACGACCACGGCATCCACCTGCGCCCCCGCCGCCAGGGCGACAACCCCTTCCTCCGCTGGGTCCAGGACGGCCCCGTGCAGCACCAGGCGGATCAGCCCCTGATCCACGCCCGGCACGCCGGCCTCAACGAGCAGGAACGCGCCCTTCTGCAGTCCGGCCCCGGCGCGAACGTCATCCGCCTCAACGACCTGGACGAAGACGGCCACGCTTGA
- the cas3 gene encoding CRISPR-associated helicase Cas3' has product MPDSPGSPIAHLLAKSARFNGGQVETLETHTYNVVEKLAGLALRAPGLAALSLREDFWHVAFWSAVIHDFGKAATGFQRVLTGAEERFPERHEVLSLAFVPWVACEATEEAIQLGVVSHHRDAGSIRALYGHDFRAEPAADRVDELIEMLTPEDVAALARWVQDVPEQWRTRLGFDRLGARRLDAGHLRQGRVDLAEALTAGVTRYGGLTSPLHPEQIRWGMLLRGVIQQADRLASAHAPPPLPLMLPGAEALGVNLAAMRRRAAPFTFRPHQLAARRAGHLILSAPTGSGKTEAALLWAQAQQAATGQPLRLLYLLPYQASLNAMQERLTRDLSAKGAVGLLHGRALQFLYRQAVEAEPGAADESAVTRQVRNVNDYARLHGPPLLVATPYRLLRAAFRLPGYETIYASTAGTMLVMDEIHAYEPGRLGMFLALLEDLIGRWGVQVCAISATLPEWLGEELRRLLQVEIQQVPPQVAYENCRHRLHLREGRIDAPDVIADVVSSVERGRSILVAVNTVDRAQAVYAALKAQLGDRVMLLHGRFNGQDRYGKEQQLQRKLNADHVGEAMAVVATQVIEVSLDLDFDTAISELAPLEALVQRFGRVNRRGTKGTDAAVTPGITRPVVDVTVLTEVARFPYDVPLLEACLQELRTLCHQGPVLLHDVLTNACLSRIYSGPRLTQLQEAMTSKREAFRIKLNELRPFGRLTGDDPELEDRFDDLFDGVTVLPLSLEAAYREKLKESPISAQGLLVSVSKSQLRKQRQEGHIQKRTDLGLHVIDRLYTEEYGLDFKRSRNEGQVELQTAGWPQD; this is encoded by the coding sequence GTGCCTGACTCCCCGGGCAGTCCGATCGCTCATCTGCTCGCCAAGAGCGCCCGTTTCAACGGTGGGCAGGTCGAGACGCTCGAAACGCACACGTACAACGTGGTCGAGAAACTCGCCGGGCTGGCACTGCGGGCCCCGGGTCTGGCTGCCCTGTCCCTCCGCGAGGACTTCTGGCACGTGGCGTTCTGGTCGGCCGTCATTCACGATTTCGGGAAGGCCGCCACCGGCTTTCAGCGCGTCCTGACCGGCGCGGAAGAACGCTTCCCCGAACGGCACGAGGTCCTGTCGCTCGCCTTCGTTCCCTGGGTGGCCTGCGAGGCGACCGAGGAAGCCATTCAGCTCGGGGTGGTGTCCCACCACCGGGACGCGGGCAGCATCAGGGCGTTGTACGGCCACGACTTTCGTGCCGAGCCGGCCGCCGATCGGGTGGATGAACTGATCGAGATGCTCACGCCGGAGGATGTGGCGGCCCTGGCCCGCTGGGTTCAGGACGTGCCGGAACAGTGGCGGACCCGGCTCGGGTTCGACCGCCTGGGTGCACGCCGCCTCGATGCGGGCCACCTCCGGCAGGGCAGGGTCGATCTGGCTGAAGCCCTGACGGCCGGGGTGACCCGGTACGGCGGCCTGACGTCACCGCTCCACCCGGAGCAGATCCGGTGGGGCATGCTGCTGCGCGGAGTCATCCAGCAGGCCGACCGGCTGGCCAGCGCCCACGCGCCGCCACCGCTCCCCCTGATGCTGCCGGGAGCGGAAGCGCTGGGCGTCAACCTGGCAGCCATGCGAAGGCGGGCCGCGCCGTTCACGTTCAGACCGCATCAGCTGGCGGCCCGCCGGGCAGGGCACCTGATCCTCAGCGCACCCACCGGGAGCGGCAAGACGGAAGCGGCCCTGCTCTGGGCGCAGGCACAGCAGGCCGCCACCGGTCAGCCCCTCCGGTTGCTGTACCTGCTGCCGTATCAGGCCAGCCTGAACGCCATGCAGGAACGGCTGACCCGCGACCTCTCCGCGAAGGGCGCCGTCGGCCTGCTGCACGGGAGGGCCCTGCAGTTCCTGTACCGCCAGGCCGTCGAGGCAGAGCCCGGCGCGGCCGACGAATCCGCCGTGACGCGGCAGGTCCGGAACGTCAACGACTACGCCCGGCTCCACGGGCCGCCCCTGCTGGTGGCGACCCCGTACCGGCTGCTGCGGGCCGCGTTCCGCCTGCCCGGATACGAGACCATCTACGCCAGTACAGCAGGCACGATGCTGGTCATGGACGAAATTCACGCCTACGAACCCGGGCGCCTCGGCATGTTCCTGGCCCTCCTGGAGGATTTGATCGGCCGTTGGGGCGTCCAGGTCTGCGCCATCAGCGCCACCCTGCCAGAGTGGCTCGGCGAGGAACTGCGGCGACTGCTGCAGGTGGAGATCCAGCAGGTCCCGCCCCAGGTCGCCTACGAGAACTGTCGGCATCGCCTGCACCTGCGAGAAGGAAGGATTGACGCCCCGGACGTGATCGCGGACGTGGTTTCATCCGTCGAGCGTGGCCGCAGCATCCTGGTGGCCGTCAACACCGTTGACCGCGCCCAGGCTGTCTACGCTGCCCTCAAGGCACAGCTGGGTGACCGCGTCATGCTGCTGCACGGGCGCTTCAACGGCCAGGACCGCTATGGGAAAGAGCAGCAGCTTCAGCGCAAACTGAATGCCGATCATGTCGGCGAAGCTATGGCCGTGGTCGCCACGCAGGTGATCGAGGTTTCCCTGGACCTGGACTTCGATACGGCCATCTCAGAACTCGCGCCGCTCGAAGCCCTGGTGCAACGGTTCGGCCGCGTCAACCGCCGCGGCACCAAAGGTACCGACGCAGCTGTGACGCCGGGCATCACCCGCCCGGTGGTCGACGTGACAGTCCTGACCGAAGTGGCCAGGTTCCCCTACGATGTGCCGCTGCTCGAAGCCTGCCTGCAGGAACTGCGGACGCTCTGCCATCAGGGACCGGTGCTCCTGCATGATGTCCTGACCAACGCCTGCCTGAGCCGCATCTACTCCGGCCCGCGCCTGACGCAACTCCAGGAGGCGATGACCAGCAAACGCGAAGCGTTCCGGATCAAACTCAATGAACTTCGCCCGTTCGGGCGACTGACCGGCGACGACCCCGAACTGGAAGACCGCTTCGACGACCTGTTCGACGGAGTGACGGTCCTTCCCCTCAGCCTGGAAGCCGCGTACAGGGAGAAACTGAAGGAGTCCCCCATCTCGGCGCAGGGCCTGCTCGTCTCGGTCAGCAAGTCACAACTCAGGAAGCAGCGCCAGGAGGGCCACATTCAGAAGCGCACCGACCTCGGACTTCACGTCATCGACCGGCTCTACACCGAGGAGTACGGTCTGGACTTCAAGCGCTCTCGGAATGAAGGGCAGGTGGAACTCCAGACCGCCGGGTGGCCTCAGGACTGA
- the cas1 gene encoding CRISPR-associated endonuclease Cas1 — protein sequence MNLVISERGTFLALRSERLQLRHPTQETQEVALRDLESVSVTTTACTLSAEAIRACAKFGVQIDLLDGLGAPYAKFSSPYLVGTVSTRRAQMQAYLTPTGIEVARHAILARLRNQASLLKYFGKYRKEADPAAFAAIQLALPRLVSLETELNGIQGAQIDEVRDVMLGVEGRGGVAYWGAVAAMLPAELEFPGRLGRGATDLTNMTLNYGYGILYARAAGALATAGLEPFAGFLHTDRPGKPSLVLDFVEGFRACVVDRSVLAALGRGWRPDLDEHGKLAPETRKRIAEAVHARLDARDTVGGKRYRLQNIMVKQARALATYLRGEGDYPLYVASW from the coding sequence ATGAACCTCGTGATCAGTGAACGCGGCACCTTCCTCGCCCTCCGCAGTGAACGGCTGCAGTTGCGCCACCCGACCCAGGAGACGCAGGAGGTGGCCCTCCGCGACCTTGAAAGCGTCTCCGTCACCACCACCGCCTGCACCCTGAGTGCCGAAGCCATCCGCGCCTGCGCGAAATTCGGCGTTCAGATCGACCTGCTCGACGGTCTGGGCGCCCCGTACGCGAAGTTCAGCAGTCCGTACCTGGTCGGGACAGTCAGTACCCGGCGCGCTCAGATGCAGGCGTACCTCACGCCAACCGGCATCGAGGTGGCCCGTCACGCCATTCTCGCCCGCCTGCGAAATCAGGCCAGTCTGCTGAAGTACTTCGGCAAGTACCGGAAAGAAGCGGATCCGGCCGCTTTCGCCGCCATTCAGCTGGCCCTGCCGCGCCTCGTCAGTCTGGAGACAGAGCTGAACGGCATTCAGGGAGCACAGATCGATGAGGTCCGCGACGTGATGCTGGGTGTGGAAGGCCGTGGCGGCGTGGCGTACTGGGGTGCCGTGGCGGCCATGCTGCCCGCCGAGCTCGAATTTCCAGGCCGGTTGGGGCGAGGCGCCACCGATCTCACCAACATGACCCTCAATTACGGGTACGGCATCCTGTATGCCCGGGCGGCCGGTGCCCTGGCCACGGCGGGCCTGGAACCGTTCGCGGGCTTCCTGCATACTGACCGGCCCGGTAAACCCAGCCTGGTGCTGGACTTCGTGGAGGGCTTCCGGGCCTGCGTGGTCGACCGTTCAGTCCTCGCCGCCCTGGGTCGCGGCTGGAGACCGGATCTGGACGAGCACGGAAAGCTCGCGCCAGAAACCCGGAAACGCATTGCCGAAGCGGTCCACGCTCGTCTGGATGCACGTGACACGGTCGGCGGGAAACGCTACCGTCTGCAGAACATCATGGTCAAACAGGCGAGAGCCCTCGCCACCTACCTGCGCGGCGAGGGCGACTACCCCTTGTACGTCGCGAGCTGGTGA